Proteins from a single region of Budorcas taxicolor isolate Tak-1 chromosome 7, Takin1.1, whole genome shotgun sequence:
- the FZR1 gene encoding fizzy-related protein homolog isoform X2 translates to MDQDYERRLLRQIVIQNENTMPCVAEMRRTLTPANSPVSSPSKHGDRFIPSRAGANWSVNFHRINENEKSPSQNRKAKDATSDNGKDGLAYSALLKNELLGAGIEKVQDPQTEDRRLQPSTPERKGLFTYSLSTKRSSPDDGNDVSPYSLSPVSNKSQKLLRSPRKPTRKISKIPFKVLDAPELQDDFYLNLVDWSSLNVLSVGLGTCVYLWSACTSQVTRLCDLSVEGDSVTSVGWSERGNLVAVGTHKGFVQIWDAAAGKKLSMLEGHTARVGALAWNADQLSSGSRDRMILQRDIRTPPLQSERRLQGHRQEVCGLKWSTDHQLLASGGNDNKLLVWNHSSLSPVQQYTEHLAAVKAIAWSPHQHGLLASGGGTADRCIRFWNTLTGQPLQCIDTGSQVCNLAWSKHANELVSTHGYSQNQILVWKYPSLTQVAKLTGHSYRVLYLAMSPDGEAIVTGAGDETLRFWNVFSKTRSTKVKWESVSVLNLFTRIR, encoded by the exons ATGGACCAGGACTATGAGCGGCGCCTCCTGCGGCAGATCGTCATCCAGAACGAGAACACGATGCCGTGC GTGGCGGAGATGCGGCGAACCCTGACCCCTGCCAACTCCCCCGTGTCCTCCCCCAGCAAGCACGGAGACCGCTTCATCCCCTCACGAGCTGGTGCCAACTGGAGCGTGAATTTCCACAGGATCAAC GAAAATGAGAAATCCCCCAGCCAGAACCGGAAAGCCAAGGACGCCACCTCGGACAATGGCAAAG ATGGCCTGGCCTACTCAGCGCTGCTCAAGAACGAGTTGCTGGGCGCTGGCATTGAGAAGGTTCAGgacccacagacagaggaccgCCGGCTGCAGCCCTCCACGCCTGAGAGGAAGGGCCTCTTCACG TACTCCCTCAGCACCAAGCGCTCCAGCCCCGATGATGGCAATGACGTGTCCCCGTACTCCCTGTCCCCCGTCAGCAATAAGAG TCAGAAGTTATTGCGGTCTCCACGGAAACCCACGCGCAAGATCTCTAAGATCCCCTTCAAGGTCCTGgacgctcccgagctgcaggacgACTTCTACCTGAACCTAGTGGACTGGTCCTCCCTCAATGTGCTCAGCGTGGGGCTGGGGACCTGCGTGTACCTGTGGAGTGCCTGCACCAGCCAG GTGACCCGGCTCTGTGACCTCTCCGTGGAAGGGGACTCAGTGACCTCCGTAGGCTGGTCTGAGAGG GGGAACCTGGTGGCTGTCGGCACACACAAGGGCTTCGTGCAGATCTGGGATGCCGCTGCGGGGAAGAAGCTGTCAATGCTGGAAGGCCACACGGCGCGTGTCG GGGCGCTGGCCTGGAACGCTGACCAGCTCTCATCCGGGAGCCGGGACCGCATGATCCTGCAGAGGGACATCCGGACACCCCCCCTGCAGTCAGAGCGGCGGCTACAGGGTCACCGGCAGGAGGTGTGCGGGCTCAAGTGGTCCACCGACCACCAGCTCCTCGCCTCGGGAGGCAACGACAACAAG CTGCTGGTATGGAACCACTCAAGCCTGAGCCCCGTGCAGCAGTATACAGAGCACCTGGCCGCCGTCAAGGCTATCGCCTGGTCCCCCCACCAGCATGGGCTGCTGGCGTCTGGTGGCGGCACGGCTGACCGCTGCATCCGCTTCTGGAACACGCTCACAGGGCAGCCGCTGCAGTGCATTGACACTGGCTCCCAGGTGTGCAACCTAGCCTGGTCCAAGCACGCCAACGAGCTG GTGAGCACACACGGCTACTCACAGAACCAGATCCTGGTCTGGAAGTACCCCTCTCTGACCCAGGTGGCCAAGCTGACCGGGCACTCCTATCGGGTCCTGTACCTG
- the FZR1 gene encoding fizzy-related protein homolog isoform X1, with protein sequence MDQDYERRLLRQIVIQNENTMPCVAEMRRTLTPANSPVSSPSKHGDRFIPSRAGANWSVNFHRINENEKSPSQNRKAKDATSDNGKDGLAYSALLKNELLGAGIEKVQDPQTEDRRLQPSTPERKGLFTYSLSTKRSSPDDGNDVSPYSLSPVSNKSQKLLRSPRKPTRKISKIPFKVLDAPELQDDFYLNLVDWSSLNVLSVGLGTCVYLWSACTSQVTRLCDLSVEGDSVTSVGWSERGNLVAVGTHKGFVQIWDAAAGKKLSMLEGHTARVGALAWNADQLSSGSRDRMILQRDIRTPPLQSERRLQGHRQEVCGLKWSTDHQLLASGGNDNKLLVWNHSSLSPVQQYTEHLAAVKAIAWSPHQHGLLASGGGTADRCIRFWNTLTGQPLQCIDTGSQVCNLAWSKHANELVSTHGYSQNQILVWKYPSLTQVAKLTGHSYRVLYLAMSPDGEAIVTGAGDETLRFWNVFSKTRSTKESVSVLNLFTRIR encoded by the exons ATGGACCAGGACTATGAGCGGCGCCTCCTGCGGCAGATCGTCATCCAGAACGAGAACACGATGCCGTGC GTGGCGGAGATGCGGCGAACCCTGACCCCTGCCAACTCCCCCGTGTCCTCCCCCAGCAAGCACGGAGACCGCTTCATCCCCTCACGAGCTGGTGCCAACTGGAGCGTGAATTTCCACAGGATCAAC GAAAATGAGAAATCCCCCAGCCAGAACCGGAAAGCCAAGGACGCCACCTCGGACAATGGCAAAG ATGGCCTGGCCTACTCAGCGCTGCTCAAGAACGAGTTGCTGGGCGCTGGCATTGAGAAGGTTCAGgacccacagacagaggaccgCCGGCTGCAGCCCTCCACGCCTGAGAGGAAGGGCCTCTTCACG TACTCCCTCAGCACCAAGCGCTCCAGCCCCGATGATGGCAATGACGTGTCCCCGTACTCCCTGTCCCCCGTCAGCAATAAGAG TCAGAAGTTATTGCGGTCTCCACGGAAACCCACGCGCAAGATCTCTAAGATCCCCTTCAAGGTCCTGgacgctcccgagctgcaggacgACTTCTACCTGAACCTAGTGGACTGGTCCTCCCTCAATGTGCTCAGCGTGGGGCTGGGGACCTGCGTGTACCTGTGGAGTGCCTGCACCAGCCAG GTGACCCGGCTCTGTGACCTCTCCGTGGAAGGGGACTCAGTGACCTCCGTAGGCTGGTCTGAGAGG GGGAACCTGGTGGCTGTCGGCACACACAAGGGCTTCGTGCAGATCTGGGATGCCGCTGCGGGGAAGAAGCTGTCAATGCTGGAAGGCCACACGGCGCGTGTCG GGGCGCTGGCCTGGAACGCTGACCAGCTCTCATCCGGGAGCCGGGACCGCATGATCCTGCAGAGGGACATCCGGACACCCCCCCTGCAGTCAGAGCGGCGGCTACAGGGTCACCGGCAGGAGGTGTGCGGGCTCAAGTGGTCCACCGACCACCAGCTCCTCGCCTCGGGAGGCAACGACAACAAG CTGCTGGTATGGAACCACTCAAGCCTGAGCCCCGTGCAGCAGTATACAGAGCACCTGGCCGCCGTCAAGGCTATCGCCTGGTCCCCCCACCAGCATGGGCTGCTGGCGTCTGGTGGCGGCACGGCTGACCGCTGCATCCGCTTCTGGAACACGCTCACAGGGCAGCCGCTGCAGTGCATTGACACTGGCTCCCAGGTGTGCAACCTAGCCTGGTCCAAGCACGCCAACGAGCTG GTGAGCACACACGGCTACTCACAGAACCAGATCCTGGTCTGGAAGTACCCCTCTCTGACCCAGGTGGCCAAGCTGACCGGGCACTCCTATCGGGTCCTGTACCTG